In one window of Mytilus trossulus isolate FHL-02 chromosome 7, PNRI_Mtr1.1.1.hap1, whole genome shotgun sequence DNA:
- the LOC134724542 gene encoding uncharacterized protein LOC134724542, with product MGKHMCAIAVSVFFMISALALTLISIYFDYWYEVDAVNNSNTTIKNTFSFRYGMWRKCYLYEVPAAEERVRYEKCVYTYEDLIPRKDPEDSDGIRYLHLERSWVGLLITCGAIQIFAVLTMICGLWPCRKNPKRSSIYLASAILFLFAAMAGVASNVCFMALRDLDENKNYIYPAKTEIKYDWTFMTSWVGTGLCFILAFMYICLLCVDYDDVNETGKYSTFSE from the exons atgggTAAACATATGTGTGCTATTGCGGTGTCTGTTTTCTTCATGATTTCAGCTTTAGCTTTGACTTTGATTAgcatatattttgattattggTATGAAGTTGATGCTGTAAATAATAGTAATACAACGATcaaaaacacattttcttttcGATATGGAATGTGGAGAAAGTGTTACCTTTATGAAGTACCGGCAG CCGAAGAAAGAGTGAGATATGAGAAATGTGTGTATACGTACGAAGATTTGATTCCAAGGAAAGACCCAGAGGATTCCGATGGTATTAGATACCTAC ATTTAGAGAGATCATGGGTAGGATTGTTAATAACATGTGGAGCAATACAGATATTTGCAGTGTTAACAATGATTTGTGGATTGTGGCCATGTAGAAAGAATCCAAAGCGGTCATCTATATACTTAGCCAGTGCTATTCTGTTCTTATTTGCAG cAATGGCAGGTGTAGCAAGTAACGTATGCTTCATGGCTTTACGAGATTTGGACGagaataaaaactatatttatCCTGCAAAAACAGAGATAAAATATGACTGGACATTCATGACGTCATGGGTTGGAACTGGACTGTGCTTTATTTTAGCctttatgtatatatgtctATTATGTGTGGACTATGATGATGTCAATGAAACTGGCAAATATTCAACATTCTCAGAATAG